Proteins encoded by one window of Dendropsophus ebraccatus isolate aDenEbr1 chromosome 4, aDenEbr1.pat, whole genome shotgun sequence:
- the MTSS2 gene encoding protein MTSS 2 isoform X2 has product MEAVDKECGALGGLFQAIINDMKSSYPIWEDFNSKATKLHSQLRTTVLAAVAFLDAFQKVADMATNTRGATRDIGSALTRMCMRHRSIESKLRHFTNALMESLITPLQERIEDWKKTANTLDKEHAREYKRARHEIKKKSSDTLKLQKKARKGKGDLQPQLDHALQDVNDMYLLLEETEKQAVRRALIEERGRFCTFIALLQPVVNGEIHMLGEVTHLQAIIDDLMLLSDEPHKLPAASEQVIKDLKGSDYSWSYQTPPSSPSSSGSRKSSMCSLPQSTGGAQRLVSASSQDSGCSSHEATYSKPPSPMPSDITSQKSSSSASSEASETCQSVSECSSPTSDWSRSGPYETPPASSLQRRKDRVEHLREAELGPGYQGMEDPYRPRMSPAVIAAKHGEEVSPAASDLAMVLTRGLSLEHQKSSRDSLQYSSGYSTQTTTPSCSEDTIPSQGSDYDCYSVNGDADGDSSGDFDRSSTVPRSSSLAQNYRRMLQTKRPASTAGLPTAMPPSGSAPPPPQTGSTPGVATIRRTPSTKPTVRRTLSNAGPIPCRPPIVPVRTPTVPDSPGGGLGGRSRVGSEECVFYLGADDGSPLEYAKSSPKRLSLPNAAWGGAGEMSVYGGGGADEEDMGGGLLAANRHSLVEKIGELVAGAHALGDGQFPFPSAPDKSQIPAPTGKGNVSEPPAGDMLASIRRGVRLRRTLTNDRSAPRIL; this is encoded by the exons AGCTCCTACCCGATCTGGGAGGACTTCAACTCTAAAGCCACTAAACTCCACTCCCAGCTCAG GACCACAGTGCTGGCAGCTGTCGCCTTCCTTGATGCTTTTCAGAAAGTGGCAGATATGGCGACCAATACCCGAG GAGCTACACGTGACATTGGATCTGCGCTCACCCGCATGTGTATGAGACACCGTAGCATTGAGAGCAAACTCAGACACTTCACAAA TGCCCTCATGGAGAGTTTAATAACCCCTCTGCAGGAAAGGATTGAAGACTGGAAGAAAACTGCAAATACACTGGACAAAGAGCATGCACGCG AATACAAGCGAGCCCGCCACGAAATTAAGAAGAAATCCTCAGATACACTGAAGCTGCAGAAGAAAGCTAGGAAAG ggaagggagatCTGCAGCCGCAGCTGGACCATGCACTGCAAGATGTAAATGACATGTACCTGCTGCTGGAGGAGACAGAGAAGCAGGCAGTGCGCAGGGCGCTGATAGAGGAGCGCGGACGATTCTGCACCTTTATTGCGCTGTTACAGCCAGTGGTG AATGGAGAGATCCACATGTTGGGGGAGGTGACGCACCTACAGGCCATAATCGACGACCTGATGCTACTGAGTGACGAACCTCACAAACTGCCTGCAGCCAGTGAGCAG GTTATTAAGGATTTGAAGGGATCTGACTACTCCTGGTCTTATCAAACACCCCCTTCCTCCCCCAGCAGCTCAGGATCTCGCAAGTCCAGTATGTGCAG CCTCCCGCAGTCTACAGGAGGAGCCCAGCGGCTGGTGAGCGCGTCCTCCCAGGACTCTGGATGCAGTTCCCATGAAGCAACCTACTCCAAGCCACCATCACCCATGCCCTCAGACATCACAAGCCAG AAGTCCTCAAGCTCGGCATCTTCAGAAGCATCTGAGACCTGTCAGTCggtcagtgagtgcagctccccCACATCA GACTGGTCACGTTCTGGTCCATATGAAACACCGCCTGCAAGTTCCCTTCAGCGCAGAAAAGACCGCGTGGAACATCTAAGGGAAGCAGAGCTGGGCCCCGGCTATCAGGGCATGGAAGACCCTTATCGTCCACGGATGTCTCCAGCTGTCATTGCTGCCAAG CATGGGGAGGAGGTGTCCCCTGCTGCCAGTGACCTGGCCATGGTTCTGACTCGGGGTTTGAGTCTGGAGCACCAGAAGAGCAGCCGTGACTCATTACAGTATTCTAGTGGCTACAGCACCCAAACTACGACACCTTCCTGCTCCGAGGACACAATCCCCTCACAAG GCTCTGACTACGACTGTTACTCAGTGAATGGTGATGCAGATGGCGACAGCTCTGGGGACTTTGATCGATCCTCCACAGTTCCTCGAAGCAGCAGCTTGGCACAGAACTACCGCCGCATGCTTCAAACTAAGAGGCCAGCCTCTACGGCTGGTCTGCCCACCGCCATGCCTCCTTCTGGATccgcacccccacccccacaaacAGGCTCGACACCAGGTGTGGCAACCATTCGACGCACACCTTCCACCAAACCCACAGTCAGACGCACTTTATCCAACGCTGGACCCATTCCATGTCGGCCCCCTATTGTGCCAGTAAGAACACCCACTGTGCCAGACTCCCCTGGCGGAGGCCTAGGGGGGCGTTCTCGTGTTGGAAGTGAAGAGTGTGTTTTCTATCTAGGAGCAGATGATGGAAGTCCCCTTGAATATGCCAAGTCTTCGCCAAAGCGCCTCAGTCTCCCCAATGCAGcctgggggggtgcaggagaaatgtctgtgtatggaggaggtGGAGCAGATGAGGAAGACATGGGAGGAGGTCTTTTGGCTGCCAATCGGCACAGTCTGGTGGAGAAGATCGGGGAACTTGTAGCAGGAGCGCATGCCCTAGGGGATGGGCAGTTCCCTTTCCCTTCAGCTCCAGACAAAAGTCAGATTCCTGCCCCAACgggtaaagggaatgtgtcagaacCACCAGCAGGTGATATGCTTGCATCCATACGTAGAGGGGTGCGGTTACGTCGAACCCTGACCAATGACCGATCTGCACCCCGGATATTGTGA
- the MTSS2 gene encoding protein MTSS 2 isoform X1 produces MEAVDKECGALGGLFQAIINDMKSSYPIWEDFNSKATKLHSQLRTTVLAAVAFLDAFQKVADMATNTRGATRDIGSALTRMCMRHRSIESKLRHFTNALMESLITPLQERIEDWKKTANTLDKEHAREYKRARHEIKKKSSDTLKLQKKARKGKGDLQPQLDHALQDVNDMYLLLEETEKQAVRRALIEERGRFCTFIALLQPVVNGEIHMLGEVTHLQAIIDDLMLLSDEPHKLPAASEQVIKDLKGSDYSWSYQTPPSSPSSSGSRKSSMCSTKTAPSWQAASHPHSPGSACRYRSLPQSTGGAQRLVSASSQDSGCSSHEATYSKPPSPMPSDITSQKSSSSASSEASETCQSVSECSSPTSDWSRSGPYETPPASSLQRRKDRVEHLREAELGPGYQGMEDPYRPRMSPAVIAAKHGEEVSPAASDLAMVLTRGLSLEHQKSSRDSLQYSSGYSTQTTTPSCSEDTIPSQGSDYDCYSVNGDADGDSSGDFDRSSTVPRSSSLAQNYRRMLQTKRPASTAGLPTAMPPSGSAPPPPQTGSTPGVATIRRTPSTKPTVRRTLSNAGPIPCRPPIVPVRTPTVPDSPGGGLGGRSRVGSEECVFYLGADDGSPLEYAKSSPKRLSLPNAAWGGAGEMSVYGGGGADEEDMGGGLLAANRHSLVEKIGELVAGAHALGDGQFPFPSAPDKSQIPAPTGKGNVSEPPAGDMLASIRRGVRLRRTLTNDRSAPRIL; encoded by the exons AGCTCCTACCCGATCTGGGAGGACTTCAACTCTAAAGCCACTAAACTCCACTCCCAGCTCAG GACCACAGTGCTGGCAGCTGTCGCCTTCCTTGATGCTTTTCAGAAAGTGGCAGATATGGCGACCAATACCCGAG GAGCTACACGTGACATTGGATCTGCGCTCACCCGCATGTGTATGAGACACCGTAGCATTGAGAGCAAACTCAGACACTTCACAAA TGCCCTCATGGAGAGTTTAATAACCCCTCTGCAGGAAAGGATTGAAGACTGGAAGAAAACTGCAAATACACTGGACAAAGAGCATGCACGCG AATACAAGCGAGCCCGCCACGAAATTAAGAAGAAATCCTCAGATACACTGAAGCTGCAGAAGAAAGCTAGGAAAG ggaagggagatCTGCAGCCGCAGCTGGACCATGCACTGCAAGATGTAAATGACATGTACCTGCTGCTGGAGGAGACAGAGAAGCAGGCAGTGCGCAGGGCGCTGATAGAGGAGCGCGGACGATTCTGCACCTTTATTGCGCTGTTACAGCCAGTGGTG AATGGAGAGATCCACATGTTGGGGGAGGTGACGCACCTACAGGCCATAATCGACGACCTGATGCTACTGAGTGACGAACCTCACAAACTGCCTGCAGCCAGTGAGCAG GTTATTAAGGATTTGAAGGGATCTGACTACTCCTGGTCTTATCAAACACCCCCTTCCTCCCCCAGCAGCTCAGGATCTCGCAAGTCCAGTATGTGCAG TACAAAAACTGCCCCCTCCTGGCAAGCTGCCTCGCACCCCCACTCACCGGGTTCCGCGTGTCGCTATCGCAGCCTCCCGCAGTCTACAGGAGGAGCCCAGCGGCTGGTGAGCGCGTCCTCCCAGGACTCTGGATGCAGTTCCCATGAAGCAACCTACTCCAAGCCACCATCACCCATGCCCTCAGACATCACAAGCCAG AAGTCCTCAAGCTCGGCATCTTCAGAAGCATCTGAGACCTGTCAGTCggtcagtgagtgcagctccccCACATCA GACTGGTCACGTTCTGGTCCATATGAAACACCGCCTGCAAGTTCCCTTCAGCGCAGAAAAGACCGCGTGGAACATCTAAGGGAAGCAGAGCTGGGCCCCGGCTATCAGGGCATGGAAGACCCTTATCGTCCACGGATGTCTCCAGCTGTCATTGCTGCCAAG CATGGGGAGGAGGTGTCCCCTGCTGCCAGTGACCTGGCCATGGTTCTGACTCGGGGTTTGAGTCTGGAGCACCAGAAGAGCAGCCGTGACTCATTACAGTATTCTAGTGGCTACAGCACCCAAACTACGACACCTTCCTGCTCCGAGGACACAATCCCCTCACAAG GCTCTGACTACGACTGTTACTCAGTGAATGGTGATGCAGATGGCGACAGCTCTGGGGACTTTGATCGATCCTCCACAGTTCCTCGAAGCAGCAGCTTGGCACAGAACTACCGCCGCATGCTTCAAACTAAGAGGCCAGCCTCTACGGCTGGTCTGCCCACCGCCATGCCTCCTTCTGGATccgcacccccacccccacaaacAGGCTCGACACCAGGTGTGGCAACCATTCGACGCACACCTTCCACCAAACCCACAGTCAGACGCACTTTATCCAACGCTGGACCCATTCCATGTCGGCCCCCTATTGTGCCAGTAAGAACACCCACTGTGCCAGACTCCCCTGGCGGAGGCCTAGGGGGGCGTTCTCGTGTTGGAAGTGAAGAGTGTGTTTTCTATCTAGGAGCAGATGATGGAAGTCCCCTTGAATATGCCAAGTCTTCGCCAAAGCGCCTCAGTCTCCCCAATGCAGcctgggggggtgcaggagaaatgtctgtgtatggaggaggtGGAGCAGATGAGGAAGACATGGGAGGAGGTCTTTTGGCTGCCAATCGGCACAGTCTGGTGGAGAAGATCGGGGAACTTGTAGCAGGAGCGCATGCCCTAGGGGATGGGCAGTTCCCTTTCCCTTCAGCTCCAGACAAAAGTCAGATTCCTGCCCCAACgggtaaagggaatgtgtcagaacCACCAGCAGGTGATATGCTTGCATCCATACGTAGAGGGGTGCGGTTACGTCGAACCCTGACCAATGACCGATCTGCACCCCGGATATTGTGA
- the MTSS2 gene encoding protein MTSS 2 isoform X3 — MATNTRGATRDIGSALTRMCMRHRSIESKLRHFTNALMESLITPLQERIEDWKKTANTLDKEHAREYKRARHEIKKKSSDTLKLQKKARKGKGDLQPQLDHALQDVNDMYLLLEETEKQAVRRALIEERGRFCTFIALLQPVVNGEIHMLGEVTHLQAIIDDLMLLSDEPHKLPAASEQVIKDLKGSDYSWSYQTPPSSPSSSGSRKSSMCSTKTAPSWQAASHPHSPGSACRYRSLPQSTGGAQRLVSASSQDSGCSSHEATYSKPPSPMPSDITSQKSSSSASSEASETCQSVSECSSPTSDWSRSGPYETPPASSLQRRKDRVEHLREAELGPGYQGMEDPYRPRMSPAVIAAKHGEEVSPAASDLAMVLTRGLSLEHQKSSRDSLQYSSGYSTQTTTPSCSEDTIPSQGSDYDCYSVNGDADGDSSGDFDRSSTVPRSSSLAQNYRRMLQTKRPASTAGLPTAMPPSGSAPPPPQTGSTPGVATIRRTPSTKPTVRRTLSNAGPIPCRPPIVPVRTPTVPDSPGGGLGGRSRVGSEECVFYLGADDGSPLEYAKSSPKRLSLPNAAWGGAGEMSVYGGGGADEEDMGGGLLAANRHSLVEKIGELVAGAHALGDGQFPFPSAPDKSQIPAPTGKGNVSEPPAGDMLASIRRGVRLRRTLTNDRSAPRIL; from the exons ATGGCGACCAATACCCGAG GAGCTACACGTGACATTGGATCTGCGCTCACCCGCATGTGTATGAGACACCGTAGCATTGAGAGCAAACTCAGACACTTCACAAA TGCCCTCATGGAGAGTTTAATAACCCCTCTGCAGGAAAGGATTGAAGACTGGAAGAAAACTGCAAATACACTGGACAAAGAGCATGCACGCG AATACAAGCGAGCCCGCCACGAAATTAAGAAGAAATCCTCAGATACACTGAAGCTGCAGAAGAAAGCTAGGAAAG ggaagggagatCTGCAGCCGCAGCTGGACCATGCACTGCAAGATGTAAATGACATGTACCTGCTGCTGGAGGAGACAGAGAAGCAGGCAGTGCGCAGGGCGCTGATAGAGGAGCGCGGACGATTCTGCACCTTTATTGCGCTGTTACAGCCAGTGGTG AATGGAGAGATCCACATGTTGGGGGAGGTGACGCACCTACAGGCCATAATCGACGACCTGATGCTACTGAGTGACGAACCTCACAAACTGCCTGCAGCCAGTGAGCAG GTTATTAAGGATTTGAAGGGATCTGACTACTCCTGGTCTTATCAAACACCCCCTTCCTCCCCCAGCAGCTCAGGATCTCGCAAGTCCAGTATGTGCAG TACAAAAACTGCCCCCTCCTGGCAAGCTGCCTCGCACCCCCACTCACCGGGTTCCGCGTGTCGCTATCGCAGCCTCCCGCAGTCTACAGGAGGAGCCCAGCGGCTGGTGAGCGCGTCCTCCCAGGACTCTGGATGCAGTTCCCATGAAGCAACCTACTCCAAGCCACCATCACCCATGCCCTCAGACATCACAAGCCAG AAGTCCTCAAGCTCGGCATCTTCAGAAGCATCTGAGACCTGTCAGTCggtcagtgagtgcagctccccCACATCA GACTGGTCACGTTCTGGTCCATATGAAACACCGCCTGCAAGTTCCCTTCAGCGCAGAAAAGACCGCGTGGAACATCTAAGGGAAGCAGAGCTGGGCCCCGGCTATCAGGGCATGGAAGACCCTTATCGTCCACGGATGTCTCCAGCTGTCATTGCTGCCAAG CATGGGGAGGAGGTGTCCCCTGCTGCCAGTGACCTGGCCATGGTTCTGACTCGGGGTTTGAGTCTGGAGCACCAGAAGAGCAGCCGTGACTCATTACAGTATTCTAGTGGCTACAGCACCCAAACTACGACACCTTCCTGCTCCGAGGACACAATCCCCTCACAAG GCTCTGACTACGACTGTTACTCAGTGAATGGTGATGCAGATGGCGACAGCTCTGGGGACTTTGATCGATCCTCCACAGTTCCTCGAAGCAGCAGCTTGGCACAGAACTACCGCCGCATGCTTCAAACTAAGAGGCCAGCCTCTACGGCTGGTCTGCCCACCGCCATGCCTCCTTCTGGATccgcacccccacccccacaaacAGGCTCGACACCAGGTGTGGCAACCATTCGACGCACACCTTCCACCAAACCCACAGTCAGACGCACTTTATCCAACGCTGGACCCATTCCATGTCGGCCCCCTATTGTGCCAGTAAGAACACCCACTGTGCCAGACTCCCCTGGCGGAGGCCTAGGGGGGCGTTCTCGTGTTGGAAGTGAAGAGTGTGTTTTCTATCTAGGAGCAGATGATGGAAGTCCCCTTGAATATGCCAAGTCTTCGCCAAAGCGCCTCAGTCTCCCCAATGCAGcctgggggggtgcaggagaaatgtctgtgtatggaggaggtGGAGCAGATGAGGAAGACATGGGAGGAGGTCTTTTGGCTGCCAATCGGCACAGTCTGGTGGAGAAGATCGGGGAACTTGTAGCAGGAGCGCATGCCCTAGGGGATGGGCAGTTCCCTTTCCCTTCAGCTCCAGACAAAAGTCAGATTCCTGCCCCAACgggtaaagggaatgtgtcagaacCACCAGCAGGTGATATGCTTGCATCCATACGTAGAGGGGTGCGGTTACGTCGAACCCTGACCAATGACCGATCTGCACCCCGGATATTGTGA
- the MTSS2 gene encoding protein MTSS 2 isoform X4, with protein sequence MESLITPLQERIEDWKKTANTLDKEHAREYKRARHEIKKKSSDTLKLQKKARKGKGDLQPQLDHALQDVNDMYLLLEETEKQAVRRALIEERGRFCTFIALLQPVVNGEIHMLGEVTHLQAIIDDLMLLSDEPHKLPAASEQVIKDLKGSDYSWSYQTPPSSPSSSGSRKSSMCSTKTAPSWQAASHPHSPGSACRYRSLPQSTGGAQRLVSASSQDSGCSSHEATYSKPPSPMPSDITSQKSSSSASSEASETCQSVSECSSPTSDWSRSGPYETPPASSLQRRKDRVEHLREAELGPGYQGMEDPYRPRMSPAVIAAKHGEEVSPAASDLAMVLTRGLSLEHQKSSRDSLQYSSGYSTQTTTPSCSEDTIPSQGSDYDCYSVNGDADGDSSGDFDRSSTVPRSSSLAQNYRRMLQTKRPASTAGLPTAMPPSGSAPPPPQTGSTPGVATIRRTPSTKPTVRRTLSNAGPIPCRPPIVPVRTPTVPDSPGGGLGGRSRVGSEECVFYLGADDGSPLEYAKSSPKRLSLPNAAWGGAGEMSVYGGGGADEEDMGGGLLAANRHSLVEKIGELVAGAHALGDGQFPFPSAPDKSQIPAPTGKGNVSEPPAGDMLASIRRGVRLRRTLTNDRSAPRIL encoded by the exons ATGGAGAGTTTAATAACCCCTCTGCAGGAAAGGATTGAAGACTGGAAGAAAACTGCAAATACACTGGACAAAGAGCATGCACGCG AATACAAGCGAGCCCGCCACGAAATTAAGAAGAAATCCTCAGATACACTGAAGCTGCAGAAGAAAGCTAGGAAAG ggaagggagatCTGCAGCCGCAGCTGGACCATGCACTGCAAGATGTAAATGACATGTACCTGCTGCTGGAGGAGACAGAGAAGCAGGCAGTGCGCAGGGCGCTGATAGAGGAGCGCGGACGATTCTGCACCTTTATTGCGCTGTTACAGCCAGTGGTG AATGGAGAGATCCACATGTTGGGGGAGGTGACGCACCTACAGGCCATAATCGACGACCTGATGCTACTGAGTGACGAACCTCACAAACTGCCTGCAGCCAGTGAGCAG GTTATTAAGGATTTGAAGGGATCTGACTACTCCTGGTCTTATCAAACACCCCCTTCCTCCCCCAGCAGCTCAGGATCTCGCAAGTCCAGTATGTGCAG TACAAAAACTGCCCCCTCCTGGCAAGCTGCCTCGCACCCCCACTCACCGGGTTCCGCGTGTCGCTATCGCAGCCTCCCGCAGTCTACAGGAGGAGCCCAGCGGCTGGTGAGCGCGTCCTCCCAGGACTCTGGATGCAGTTCCCATGAAGCAACCTACTCCAAGCCACCATCACCCATGCCCTCAGACATCACAAGCCAG AAGTCCTCAAGCTCGGCATCTTCAGAAGCATCTGAGACCTGTCAGTCggtcagtgagtgcagctccccCACATCA GACTGGTCACGTTCTGGTCCATATGAAACACCGCCTGCAAGTTCCCTTCAGCGCAGAAAAGACCGCGTGGAACATCTAAGGGAAGCAGAGCTGGGCCCCGGCTATCAGGGCATGGAAGACCCTTATCGTCCACGGATGTCTCCAGCTGTCATTGCTGCCAAG CATGGGGAGGAGGTGTCCCCTGCTGCCAGTGACCTGGCCATGGTTCTGACTCGGGGTTTGAGTCTGGAGCACCAGAAGAGCAGCCGTGACTCATTACAGTATTCTAGTGGCTACAGCACCCAAACTACGACACCTTCCTGCTCCGAGGACACAATCCCCTCACAAG GCTCTGACTACGACTGTTACTCAGTGAATGGTGATGCAGATGGCGACAGCTCTGGGGACTTTGATCGATCCTCCACAGTTCCTCGAAGCAGCAGCTTGGCACAGAACTACCGCCGCATGCTTCAAACTAAGAGGCCAGCCTCTACGGCTGGTCTGCCCACCGCCATGCCTCCTTCTGGATccgcacccccacccccacaaacAGGCTCGACACCAGGTGTGGCAACCATTCGACGCACACCTTCCACCAAACCCACAGTCAGACGCACTTTATCCAACGCTGGACCCATTCCATGTCGGCCCCCTATTGTGCCAGTAAGAACACCCACTGTGCCAGACTCCCCTGGCGGAGGCCTAGGGGGGCGTTCTCGTGTTGGAAGTGAAGAGTGTGTTTTCTATCTAGGAGCAGATGATGGAAGTCCCCTTGAATATGCCAAGTCTTCGCCAAAGCGCCTCAGTCTCCCCAATGCAGcctgggggggtgcaggagaaatgtctgtgtatggaggaggtGGAGCAGATGAGGAAGACATGGGAGGAGGTCTTTTGGCTGCCAATCGGCACAGTCTGGTGGAGAAGATCGGGGAACTTGTAGCAGGAGCGCATGCCCTAGGGGATGGGCAGTTCCCTTTCCCTTCAGCTCCAGACAAAAGTCAGATTCCTGCCCCAACgggtaaagggaatgtgtcagaacCACCAGCAGGTGATATGCTTGCATCCATACGTAGAGGGGTGCGGTTACGTCGAACCCTGACCAATGACCGATCTGCACCCCGGATATTGTGA